A part of Eriocheir sinensis breed Jianghai 21 chromosome 51, ASM2467909v1, whole genome shotgun sequence genomic DNA contains:
- the LOC126982469 gene encoding bromodomain-containing protein 8-like isoform X3 — MAASIQERLKLKQYQVDTWTTREQLCLASAVMRSGDQNWVAVRRNIKMLTNETSRPPDWYSTKNCALQYARLLERVDTPKRKRERGDGGNETPGEIVTRMLSKQRIEELQVLEAEERATYNQLQREIQQLEAGNLDHQLDTFWEQLVKEQAEEEEKEQQQQQWLKEREEKITAIQQALKHQGPKVPQPPHKKKPKLQVGGCVGMAESRRSSGLSETSSEVDSAAESPDLNEVTSESLSQDESGGGDSEVRPTPTSPLLSSLLSKSPITGVPGAASSPLAQLGMGSRTIRGLGISPVSEALQNLVSSAISGTNTFDKDKITHTTSGTGTSTLSLLLDLPPSTPGGPLPRLSDLPGPSYEQKEQLSAASLNKTEKNKESFCDKGCDEKVSAEQTTPSNPENPTKNIAVTVGTPGAAQKEAEGDPSISQPEVKNVEERDEDKKDPQTSHIKEKEEEEKRKESGEQEQKIQEKEEEEDKEEGEEEEDEEEDDIEEEEKEEEEEDKKKRKKKKKKKKEEEEEEKEKEEENKEEEDKFQEAEEKPEQEQKREQKKEEKPEQEHMEMQDGVPVEVQGTATREKTNDDLNTTKETTDVKKTEDAGTEDGKMKIEEKVLEAEIINEENGIGNKNELHSLSKSCKVAPLIAETGQEGCSSTCLTKKEGCKTELDSEVTEQQEKEVKKEEEEEKELKGNVEDNQENVDDDDNDDDEDDDEEEEEEKEEEAATVAAVREEEEEEEEEEEEEEEEEEVATEPEGHLKGNKTEGKKEEEGDSSRKAEWKEKGEPVKHIKTEDNATSPESEEQLRKTIIKQEQEDDLQDDQDSKDWVSEEEGSIFGSRKRKISGGDIIGSSSPLISYSSPNSPASTHFGDDSENERAYRSWKKPIMILWNEIAAHKFASLFLRPITDDQAPGYHSIVYRPMDLQKIKKNIENGVIRTTSEFQRDIMLMFLNATMYNTHDHNVYHMAHHMMKDAVSTIQRVICNTGDINGTWRNSLGCRSLEGGCCHSHRLLDFLNTQMLMQAEETPSKSLRRETRESSAKRSDDDSKRKREPSDEKSLKKRRLN, encoded by the exons ATGGCCGCGTCGATACAAGAAC GATTGAAGCTGAAGCAGTACCAAGTGGACACATGGACCACTCGGGAGCAGCTGTGTCTTGCTTCAGCCGTCATGCGCAGTGGTGACCAGAACTG GGTTGCTGTCAGGAGGAACATAAAGATGCTTACCAATGAGACAAGTCGGCCACCAGACTGGTACTCAACCAAGAACTGTGCCCTCCAGTATGCCCGCCTCCTGGAGCGTGTTGATACTcccaaaaggaagagagaacgaggagatGGAGGCAATGAGACCCCGGGTGAAATTGTTACCAGGATGTTGAGTAAAC aacgtataGAAGAGCTGCAGGTGCTGGAGGCAGAGGAACGTGCCACCTACAACCAGTTGCAGAGAGAGATTCAGCAGTTGGAAGCAGGGAATCTAGACCATCAGCTAGACACTTTCTGGGAACAACTTGTCAA GGagcaagcagaggaggaggagaaggagcagcagcagcagcaatggctgaaggaacgagaagaaaagaTCACAGCCATCCAACAAGCACTTAAACATCAGGGACCAAAAG TGCCTCAGCCGCCTCATAAGAAGAAGCCCAAGTTGCAAGTGGGGGGTTGTGTCGGGATGGcagagagcaggcgcagcagtgGGCTCTCAGAGACATCCTCGGAGGTGGACAGTGCAGCAGAGAGTCCTGACCTGAATGAAGTTACTTCAGAGAGTCTA AGTCAAGATGAAAGTGGCGGTGGCGATAGTGAAGTAAGGCCCACCCCTACCTCCCCTCTGCTGTCCTCCCTCCTCAGCAAGTCACCCATTACAGGTGTTCCTGGGGCAGCCTCCTCCCCACTGGCTCAG CTGGGAATGGGAAGCAGGACCATAAGAGGCCTTGGCATCTCCCCAGTGTCTGAGGCCTTGCAGAACCTGGTGTCCTCAGCTATTTCAGGCAccaacacatttgacaaggacaAGATTACCCACACCACCTCTGGCACAG gaACTTCAACCCTTTCTCTTCTGCTGGATCTTCCCCCTAGCACTCCTGGTGGCCCACTGCCAAGATTAAGTGACCTACCAGGACCATCCTATGAGCAAAAAGAACAGCTG TCTGCTGCTTCTttgaataaaactgaaaaaaataaggagagctTCTGTGATAAGGGCTGTGATGAAAAGGTATCAGCAGAACAAACAACGCCCTCCAACCCTGAAAACCCCACAAAAAACATAG CAGTAACTGTAGGTACTCCAGGAGCAGCACAGAAGGAAGCTGAGGGGGATCCATCCATTTCACAACCAGAGGTGAAGAatgtagaagagagagatgaagataaaaaggacCCACAAACATCCcacataaaggagaaagaagaagaggagaaaaggaaggagagtggggagCAGGAGcagaaaatacaagagaaagaagaggaggaggacaaggaggagggggaggaggaggaggacgaggaggaggacgacatagaggaggaggagaaggaggaggaggaggaggataagaagaagagaaagaagaagaagaaaaagaaaaaagaggaggaggaggaggagaaggaaaaggaggaagaaaacaaggaggaggaggataaattccAGGAAGCTGAAGAGAAGCCCGAGCAAGAGCAGAAACgtgaacaaaaaaaggaagagaagccgGAGCAGGAGCACATGGAGATGCAGGATGGAGTGCCTGTGGAGGTGCAAGGGACAGCCACCAGAGAAAAG ACAAATGATGATCTGAACACTACAAAGGAGACAACTGATGTTAAGAAAACAGAAGACGCAGGTACAGAAGATGGGAAAATGAAGATAGAAGAAAAGGTTCTTGAGGCTGAGATCATTAATGAAGAAAATGGCATTGGAAACAAAAATGAATTACACTCATTGTCGAAGTCTTGTAAGGTGGCACCACTAATTGCAGAGACAGGGCAAGAAGGCTGCAGTAGCACTTGTCTGACAAAAAAGGAAGGTTGCAAGACGGAGCTGGATTCTGAGGTAACTGAACAAcaagagaaagaggtgaagaaggaggaggaagaggagaaggagctgaAAGGGAATGTGGAAGATAATCAGGagaatgttgatgatgatgataatgatgatgatgaggatgatgatgaggaggaggaggaggagaaggaggaggaggcagcaacagtagcagcagttagagaagaggaagaagaggaggaggaagaggaagaggaggaggaggaagaggaagaagtagctACAGAACCAGAAGGACATTTGAAAGGGAACAAAACAGAaggcaaaaaggaggaggagggagactcaAGCAGAAAGgctgaatggaaagaaaaaggggaaccTGTTAAGCACATTAAGACTGAAGATAATGCCACAAGTCCTGAGAGTGAAGAGCAGCTCAGGAAGACCATAATAAAACAGGAACAAGAGGATGACCTTCAGGATGATCAAGACAGCAA GGATtgggtgagtgaggaggaaggcagCATCTTTggcagcagaaagaggaagatctCTGGAGGGGATATCATTGGCTCCTCGTCTCCACTAATTTCATATTCATCACCCAATTCCCCAGCATCAACACACTTTGG GGATGACTCTGAGAATGAGAGGGCATATAGATCCTGGAAGAAACCAATCATGATCCTCTGGAATGAAATTGCAGCTCACAAGTTTGCTTCACTCTTCCTTCGCCCCATTACTGATGACCAGGCTCCAGGCTACCACTCCATAGTCTATCG ACCCATGGACCtgcagaaaattaagaagaatatTGAAAATGGAGTAATTCGCACCACTTCTGAGTTCCAACGTGACATTATGCTCATGTTCCTTAATGCCACCATGTATAATACCCATGACCACAATGTATACCACATGGCTCACCATATGATGAAGGATGCTGTCTCCACCATCCAG
- the LOC126982469 gene encoding bromodomain-containing protein 8-like isoform X2 gives MAASIQERLKLKQYQVDTWTTREQLCLASAVMRSGDQNWVAVRRNIKMLTNETSRPPDWYSTKNCALQYARLLERVDTPKRKRERGDGGNETPGEIVTRMLSKQRIEELQVLEAEERATYNQLQREIQQLEAGNLDHQLDTFWEQLVKEQAEEEEKEQQQQQWLKEREEKITAIQQALKHQGPKVPQPPHKKKPKLQVGGCVGMAESRRSSGLSETSSEVDSAAESPDLNEVTSESLVSNKSQDESGGGDSEVRPTPTSPLLSSLLSKSPITGVPGAASSPLAQLGMGSRTIRGLGISPVSEALQNLVSSAISGTNTFDKDKITHTTSGTGTSTLSLLLDLPPSTPGGPLPRLSDLPGPSYEQKEQLSAASLNKTEKNKESFCDKGCDEKVSAEQTTPSNPENPTKNIVTVGTPGAAQKEAEGDPSISQPEVKNVEERDEDKKDPQTSHIKEKEEEEKRKESGEQEQKIQEKEEEEDKEEGEEEEDEEEDDIEEEEKEEEEEDKKKRKKKKKKKKEEEEEEKEKEEENKEEEDKFQEAEEKPEQEQKREQKKEEKPEQEHMEMQDGVPVEVQGTATREKTNDDLNTTKETTDVKKTEDAGTEDGKMKIEEKVLEAEIINEENGIGNKNELHSLSKSCKVAPLIAETGQEGCSSTCLTKKEGCKTELDSEVTEQQEKEVKKEEEEEKELKGNVEDNQENVDDDDNDDDEDDDEEEEEEKEEEAATVAAVREEEEEEEEEEEEEEEEEEVATEPEGHLKGNKTEGKKEEEGDSSRKAEWKEKGEPVKHIKTEDNATSPESEEQLRKTIIKQEQEDDLQDDQDSKDWVSEEEGSIFGSRKRKISGGDIIGSSSPLISYSSPNSPASTHFGDDSENERAYRSWKKPIMILWNEIAAHKFASLFLRPITDDQAPGYHSIVYRPMDLQKIKKNIENGVIRTTSEFQRDIMLMFLNATMYNTHDHNVYHMAHHMMKDAVSTIQRVICNTGDINGTWRNSLGCRSLEGGCCHSHRLLDFLNTQMLMQAEETPSKSLRRETRESSAKRSDDDSKRKREPSDEKSLKKRRLN, from the exons ATGGCCGCGTCGATACAAGAAC GATTGAAGCTGAAGCAGTACCAAGTGGACACATGGACCACTCGGGAGCAGCTGTGTCTTGCTTCAGCCGTCATGCGCAGTGGTGACCAGAACTG GGTTGCTGTCAGGAGGAACATAAAGATGCTTACCAATGAGACAAGTCGGCCACCAGACTGGTACTCAACCAAGAACTGTGCCCTCCAGTATGCCCGCCTCCTGGAGCGTGTTGATACTcccaaaaggaagagagaacgaggagatGGAGGCAATGAGACCCCGGGTGAAATTGTTACCAGGATGTTGAGTAAAC aacgtataGAAGAGCTGCAGGTGCTGGAGGCAGAGGAACGTGCCACCTACAACCAGTTGCAGAGAGAGATTCAGCAGTTGGAAGCAGGGAATCTAGACCATCAGCTAGACACTTTCTGGGAACAACTTGTCAA GGagcaagcagaggaggaggagaaggagcagcagcagcagcaatggctgaaggaacgagaagaaaagaTCACAGCCATCCAACAAGCACTTAAACATCAGGGACCAAAAG TGCCTCAGCCGCCTCATAAGAAGAAGCCCAAGTTGCAAGTGGGGGGTTGTGTCGGGATGGcagagagcaggcgcagcagtgGGCTCTCAGAGACATCCTCGGAGGTGGACAGTGCAGCAGAGAGTCCTGACCTGAATGAAGTTACTTCAGAGAGTCTAGTTAGTAACAAG AGTCAAGATGAAAGTGGCGGTGGCGATAGTGAAGTAAGGCCCACCCCTACCTCCCCTCTGCTGTCCTCCCTCCTCAGCAAGTCACCCATTACAGGTGTTCCTGGGGCAGCCTCCTCCCCACTGGCTCAG CTGGGAATGGGAAGCAGGACCATAAGAGGCCTTGGCATCTCCCCAGTGTCTGAGGCCTTGCAGAACCTGGTGTCCTCAGCTATTTCAGGCAccaacacatttgacaaggacaAGATTACCCACACCACCTCTGGCACAG gaACTTCAACCCTTTCTCTTCTGCTGGATCTTCCCCCTAGCACTCCTGGTGGCCCACTGCCAAGATTAAGTGACCTACCAGGACCATCCTATGAGCAAAAAGAACAGCTG TCTGCTGCTTCTttgaataaaactgaaaaaaataaggagagctTCTGTGATAAGGGCTGTGATGAAAAGGTATCAGCAGAACAAACAACGCCCTCCAACCCTGAAAACCCCACAAAAAACATAG TAACTGTAGGTACTCCAGGAGCAGCACAGAAGGAAGCTGAGGGGGATCCATCCATTTCACAACCAGAGGTGAAGAatgtagaagagagagatgaagataaaaaggacCCACAAACATCCcacataaaggagaaagaagaagaggagaaaaggaaggagagtggggagCAGGAGcagaaaatacaagagaaagaagaggaggaggacaaggaggagggggaggaggaggaggacgaggaggaggacgacatagaggaggaggagaaggaggaggaggaggaggataagaagaagagaaagaagaagaagaaaaagaaaaaagaggaggaggaggaggagaaggaaaaggaggaagaaaacaaggaggaggaggataaattccAGGAAGCTGAAGAGAAGCCCGAGCAAGAGCAGAAACgtgaacaaaaaaaggaagagaagccgGAGCAGGAGCACATGGAGATGCAGGATGGAGTGCCTGTGGAGGTGCAAGGGACAGCCACCAGAGAAAAG ACAAATGATGATCTGAACACTACAAAGGAGACAACTGATGTTAAGAAAACAGAAGACGCAGGTACAGAAGATGGGAAAATGAAGATAGAAGAAAAGGTTCTTGAGGCTGAGATCATTAATGAAGAAAATGGCATTGGAAACAAAAATGAATTACACTCATTGTCGAAGTCTTGTAAGGTGGCACCACTAATTGCAGAGACAGGGCAAGAAGGCTGCAGTAGCACTTGTCTGACAAAAAAGGAAGGTTGCAAGACGGAGCTGGATTCTGAGGTAACTGAACAAcaagagaaagaggtgaagaaggaggaggaagaggagaaggagctgaAAGGGAATGTGGAAGATAATCAGGagaatgttgatgatgatgataatgatgatgatgaggatgatgatgaggaggaggaggaggagaaggaggaggaggcagcaacagtagcagcagttagagaagaggaagaagaggaggaggaagaggaagaggaggaggaggaagaggaagaagtagctACAGAACCAGAAGGACATTTGAAAGGGAACAAAACAGAaggcaaaaaggaggaggagggagactcaAGCAGAAAGgctgaatggaaagaaaaaggggaaccTGTTAAGCACATTAAGACTGAAGATAATGCCACAAGTCCTGAGAGTGAAGAGCAGCTCAGGAAGACCATAATAAAACAGGAACAAGAGGATGACCTTCAGGATGATCAAGACAGCAA GGATtgggtgagtgaggaggaaggcagCATCTTTggcagcagaaagaggaagatctCTGGAGGGGATATCATTGGCTCCTCGTCTCCACTAATTTCATATTCATCACCCAATTCCCCAGCATCAACACACTTTGG GGATGACTCTGAGAATGAGAGGGCATATAGATCCTGGAAGAAACCAATCATGATCCTCTGGAATGAAATTGCAGCTCACAAGTTTGCTTCACTCTTCCTTCGCCCCATTACTGATGACCAGGCTCCAGGCTACCACTCCATAGTCTATCG ACCCATGGACCtgcagaaaattaagaagaatatTGAAAATGGAGTAATTCGCACCACTTCTGAGTTCCAACGTGACATTATGCTCATGTTCCTTAATGCCACCATGTATAATACCCATGACCACAATGTATACCACATGGCTCACCATATGATGAAGGATGCTGTCTCCACCATCCAG
- the LOC126982469 gene encoding bromodomain-containing protein 8-like isoform X4, producing MAASIQERLKLKQYQVDTWTTREQLCLASAVMRSGDQNWVAVRRNIKMLTNETSRPPDWYSTKNCALQYARLLERVDTPKRKRERGDGGNETPGEIVTRMLSKQRIEELQVLEAEERATYNQLQREIQQLEAGNLDHQLDTFWEQLVKEQAEEEEKEQQQQQWLKEREEKITAIQQALKHQGPKVPQPPHKKKPKLQVGGCVGMAESRRSSGLSETSSEVDSAAESPDLNEVTSESLVSNKSQDESGGGDSEVRPTPTSPLLSSLLSKSPITGVPGAASSPLAQLGMGSRTIRGLGISPVSEALQNLVSSAISGTNTFDKDKITHTTSGTGTSTLSLLLDLPPSTPGGPLPRLSDLPGPSYEQKEQLSAASLNKTEKNKESFCDKGCDEKVSAEQTTPSNPENPTKNIAVTVGTPGAAQKEAEGDPSISQPEVKNVEERDEDKKDPQTSHIKEKEEEEKRKESGEQEQKIQEKEEEEDKEEGEEEEDEEEDDIEEEEKEEEEEDKKKRKKKKKKKKEEEEEEKEKEEENKEEEDKFQEAEEKPEQEQKREQKKEEKPEQEHMEMQDGVPVEVQGTATREKTNDDLNTTKETTDVKKTEDAGTEDGKMKIEEKVLEAEIINEENGIGNKNELHSLSKSCKVAPLIAETGQEGCSSTCLTKKEGCKTELDSEVTEQQEKEVKKEEEEEKELKGNVEDNQENVDDDDNDDDEDDDEEEEEEKEEEAATVAAVREEEEEEEEEEEEEEEEEEVATEPEGHLKGNKTEGKKEEEGDSSRKAEWKEKGEPVKHIKTEDNATSPESEEQLRKTIIKQEQEDDLQDDQDSKDWVSEEEGSIFGSRKRKISGGDIIGSSSPLISYSSPNSPASTHFGDDSENERAYRSWKKPIMILWNEIAAHKFASLFLRPITDDQAPGYHSIVYRPMDLQKIKKNIENGVIRTTSEFQRDIMLMFLNATMYNTHDHNVYHMAHHMMKDAVSTIQDFLNTQMLMQAEETPSKSLRRETRESSAKRSDDDSKRKREPSDEKSLKKRRLN from the exons ATGGCCGCGTCGATACAAGAAC GATTGAAGCTGAAGCAGTACCAAGTGGACACATGGACCACTCGGGAGCAGCTGTGTCTTGCTTCAGCCGTCATGCGCAGTGGTGACCAGAACTG GGTTGCTGTCAGGAGGAACATAAAGATGCTTACCAATGAGACAAGTCGGCCACCAGACTGGTACTCAACCAAGAACTGTGCCCTCCAGTATGCCCGCCTCCTGGAGCGTGTTGATACTcccaaaaggaagagagaacgaggagatGGAGGCAATGAGACCCCGGGTGAAATTGTTACCAGGATGTTGAGTAAAC aacgtataGAAGAGCTGCAGGTGCTGGAGGCAGAGGAACGTGCCACCTACAACCAGTTGCAGAGAGAGATTCAGCAGTTGGAAGCAGGGAATCTAGACCATCAGCTAGACACTTTCTGGGAACAACTTGTCAA GGagcaagcagaggaggaggagaaggagcagcagcagcagcaatggctgaaggaacgagaagaaaagaTCACAGCCATCCAACAAGCACTTAAACATCAGGGACCAAAAG TGCCTCAGCCGCCTCATAAGAAGAAGCCCAAGTTGCAAGTGGGGGGTTGTGTCGGGATGGcagagagcaggcgcagcagtgGGCTCTCAGAGACATCCTCGGAGGTGGACAGTGCAGCAGAGAGTCCTGACCTGAATGAAGTTACTTCAGAGAGTCTAGTTAGTAACAAG AGTCAAGATGAAAGTGGCGGTGGCGATAGTGAAGTAAGGCCCACCCCTACCTCCCCTCTGCTGTCCTCCCTCCTCAGCAAGTCACCCATTACAGGTGTTCCTGGGGCAGCCTCCTCCCCACTGGCTCAG CTGGGAATGGGAAGCAGGACCATAAGAGGCCTTGGCATCTCCCCAGTGTCTGAGGCCTTGCAGAACCTGGTGTCCTCAGCTATTTCAGGCAccaacacatttgacaaggacaAGATTACCCACACCACCTCTGGCACAG gaACTTCAACCCTTTCTCTTCTGCTGGATCTTCCCCCTAGCACTCCTGGTGGCCCACTGCCAAGATTAAGTGACCTACCAGGACCATCCTATGAGCAAAAAGAACAGCTG TCTGCTGCTTCTttgaataaaactgaaaaaaataaggagagctTCTGTGATAAGGGCTGTGATGAAAAGGTATCAGCAGAACAAACAACGCCCTCCAACCCTGAAAACCCCACAAAAAACATAG CAGTAACTGTAGGTACTCCAGGAGCAGCACAGAAGGAAGCTGAGGGGGATCCATCCATTTCACAACCAGAGGTGAAGAatgtagaagagagagatgaagataaaaaggacCCACAAACATCCcacataaaggagaaagaagaagaggagaaaaggaaggagagtggggagCAGGAGcagaaaatacaagagaaagaagaggaggaggacaaggaggagggggaggaggaggaggacgaggaggaggacgacatagaggaggaggagaaggaggaggaggaggaggataagaagaagagaaagaagaagaagaaaaagaaaaaagaggaggaggaggaggagaaggaaaaggaggaagaaaacaaggaggaggaggataaattccAGGAAGCTGAAGAGAAGCCCGAGCAAGAGCAGAAACgtgaacaaaaaaaggaagagaagccgGAGCAGGAGCACATGGAGATGCAGGATGGAGTGCCTGTGGAGGTGCAAGGGACAGCCACCAGAGAAAAG ACAAATGATGATCTGAACACTACAAAGGAGACAACTGATGTTAAGAAAACAGAAGACGCAGGTACAGAAGATGGGAAAATGAAGATAGAAGAAAAGGTTCTTGAGGCTGAGATCATTAATGAAGAAAATGGCATTGGAAACAAAAATGAATTACACTCATTGTCGAAGTCTTGTAAGGTGGCACCACTAATTGCAGAGACAGGGCAAGAAGGCTGCAGTAGCACTTGTCTGACAAAAAAGGAAGGTTGCAAGACGGAGCTGGATTCTGAGGTAACTGAACAAcaagagaaagaggtgaagaaggaggaggaagaggagaaggagctgaAAGGGAATGTGGAAGATAATCAGGagaatgttgatgatgatgataatgatgatgatgaggatgatgatgaggaggaggaggaggagaaggaggaggaggcagcaacagtagcagcagttagagaagaggaagaagaggaggaggaagaggaagaggaggaggaggaagaggaagaagtagctACAGAACCAGAAGGACATTTGAAAGGGAACAAAACAGAaggcaaaaaggaggaggagggagactcaAGCAGAAAGgctgaatggaaagaaaaaggggaaccTGTTAAGCACATTAAGACTGAAGATAATGCCACAAGTCCTGAGAGTGAAGAGCAGCTCAGGAAGACCATAATAAAACAGGAACAAGAGGATGACCTTCAGGATGATCAAGACAGCAA GGATtgggtgagtgaggaggaaggcagCATCTTTggcagcagaaagaggaagatctCTGGAGGGGATATCATTGGCTCCTCGTCTCCACTAATTTCATATTCATCACCCAATTCCCCAGCATCAACACACTTTGG GGATGACTCTGAGAATGAGAGGGCATATAGATCCTGGAAGAAACCAATCATGATCCTCTGGAATGAAATTGCAGCTCACAAGTTTGCTTCACTCTTCCTTCGCCCCATTACTGATGACCAGGCTCCAGGCTACCACTCCATAGTCTATCG ACCCATGGACCtgcagaaaattaagaagaatatTGAAAATGGAGTAATTCGCACCACTTCTGAGTTCCAACGTGACATTATGCTCATGTTCCTTAATGCCACCATGTATAATACCCATGACCACAATGTATACCACATGGCTCACCATATGATGAAGGATGCTGTCTCCACCATCCAG